A single region of the Saprospiraceae bacterium genome encodes:
- a CDS encoding efflux RND transporter periplasmic adaptor subunit, which produces MRKIVNIATILLGGFLFFTSCSNEASKPIEIGDNETSAEEMSEEITVTQSQFELANMKLGQLADYDFPITVRATGRIEVPAKNHIKASAYAGGYVKTMELIPGQKVKKGQVLFTLENPEFVQMQQDFLEAKEQLTYLKSDYERQETLASENIASQKNYLKAVSEYRVTLTQMEGLKKRLSMLNIQTDQLNAENLVSIISVYAPVSGFVTAVNAMKGMFLNPTDVAVEILDTDDLHLELAVFEKDILNIKQGQRIHFRIPDASLEVFEAEVHLIGKLVDEENRVVMVHAHLEDNASKDRFIPGMYVDAEIITTMNQTKGLPESAIVSAGGKDYVLISKGKSDNLNRFDQQEVMIGQRKDGFVQIINSAIFSGQEQILIEGAFNLIGIE; this is translated from the coding sequence ATGAGAAAAATAGTAAACATAGCCACTATCCTTTTGGGCGGATTCTTATTCTTTACCAGTTGCTCAAACGAGGCCTCCAAACCAATCGAAATTGGCGATAATGAAACGTCAGCAGAAGAAATGTCGGAAGAAATTACCGTTACCCAAAGTCAGTTTGAATTGGCTAACATGAAATTGGGACAACTGGCGGATTACGATTTTCCCATCACCGTTCGAGCCACAGGAAGGATAGAAGTACCTGCCAAAAACCACATCAAGGCGAGTGCTTATGCTGGCGGATATGTGAAAACAATGGAGTTGATTCCGGGACAAAAAGTGAAAAAAGGACAAGTCTTATTTACCTTGGAGAACCCCGAATTTGTTCAAATGCAGCAGGATTTTCTGGAAGCAAAAGAACAATTAACGTATTTAAAATCGGACTATGAGCGGCAAGAAACTTTGGCTAGTGAAAATATAGCGTCTCAGAAGAACTATCTCAAAGCAGTAAGTGAGTACCGTGTTACCTTAACCCAAATGGAAGGATTGAAAAAGCGCTTGTCCATGCTGAATATTCAAACAGACCAATTAAATGCAGAAAATCTAGTGTCTATTATTTCCGTATATGCACCTGTTAGCGGGTTTGTGACAGCGGTCAATGCGATGAAAGGGATGTTTTTAAACCCAACAGACGTCGCCGTCGAAATCCTGGATACCGATGATCTTCATTTGGAATTGGCCGTTTTCGAAAAAGATATTCTTAACATAAAACAAGGGCAACGCATTCATTTCAGGATACCAGATGCCAGTCTGGAGGTCTTTGAAGCAGAAGTACACCTAATTGGCAAATTGGTAGATGAAGAAAACAGGGTGGTGATGGTTCACGCACACCTGGAAGATAATGCTTCCAAGGATCGATTTATTCCTGGGATGTACGTAGATGCAGAAATCATCACGACCATGAATCAAACCAAAGGATTACCTGAATCAGCTATTGTATCAGCCGGAGGAAAAGATTATGTTTTGATAAGTAAGGGTAAAAGCGACAATCTCAACAGGTTTGATCAGCAAGAAGTAATGATCGGTCAGCGGAAAGACGGCTTTGTGCAAATCATAAATAGTGCTATTTTTTCAGGTCAAGAGCAAATTTTGATTGAGGGTGCTTTTAATTTGATTGGCATAGAATAG